Below is a window of Colletes latitarsis isolate SP2378_abdomen chromosome 5, iyColLati1, whole genome shotgun sequence DNA.
TGTGCTAATGCACAAGGATTGCCAGGAAAAGCTTTATGAAGGGCTCGAAACAAGCTTTGCTCCGAACCAGTCCACGAAACTTCGCTTTCCGTTTTTATACGTTTATCGAGACCCAGAAGCGTAAACGGTACTTGGTTTTCCGGTTGTGCTTGATCTTCCATCGACTCTTCCGGCTTTGTTTCTTTATTAACGTTCTGTTTGAAATCTAATACGATAGATATTATACGATAGTTAACCAACTCTAAATAGTAGGCACAACGCGGTGTTACCGAATATCTGCCACCTTTTGCACAATTTATTACTTCTGATAGTATAAACggataaattatattaaaaaattgctcTTTTCTACAAGAAATAATTTACCATCTTACCTTGACAGCCACCTCCCTGGCTATACTTGTTGCTATCGTTGCTGTCTTCGCTACTAGCTTCGTTACCGGAATCTACGCTTGCTTGTTTCCGTACTTTTCTAGGACCTCCACGCTTCTCGTCGCTTTCCTCATCTTTTATATCAGCCGCTTGAGCTGCAAGTTTTTCCTTCATCCCCTCCTGTAAACGAACAAAATACCCCTATGTCTTTCTATCATTCAttacacatacatacatatatattacttttttttttttttcttttttatttaccaAATGCATGTAACATTCCGTTCCACACGGTTCGGAAAACGGTTTCAGATCAGGTCCTTTCCGTTTCTGTAGATTCGGTCCCGGATGACAGACTTGAAGACCTATAAATAACGATTAAACTATTCGAAAAGGAAAATAAACAAACTATGTGATTTTAGTAGACACAACGATGCATGAGTCCTTGACGATACCTTTCTGCtaaatgacaaaaaaaaaagaaaagaaaagaaaagaaaagagaagCATTCGCTCGAACACGATCGTTTGTATGCAATATTGTTCTTTACCTTGCGGCGATGATCCCCTGGCTGCTACGATAAATCAGGAATCATAAATTATCGTAATTAACAGATGTGTGTTTCATTTAAAACGGGAATCCAGCATGTATATGGCCAATATACACGGTATATTTTGGTATACCGATTGCAAACAAGTTATGGCGTACAAATTCTAGATATAGATGTCGTAATTGTACTCACGGTGAAGAAAGCAGTCGTATTTGAAACATCTTCTGCAGAAAAGCGTGTGAAATGAATGCATCGTCTGTTCCCTTGGTACGCTCTTAGCATTCGCTCCATCGATATTCGGCGTACACTCGGGTGGCAAAACATTCGGGTCCGATCTTTCCGTTAATTCTatgtatttttcttttaattcttcGGGTCTTCCTTTGTCAGGGAATATACTAGATATCGCCTAAAATTAACAGAGAACGTTGCGGCAAACAGGACGAAACATTTGGCCATTTAGCTTACATTGAATATATGCATGGATGGAAACGGATTCCCATGCATTTTAGAGTCTTCCAACGACTTTTCGGTTTTAACTTCGGCCTTAACAttactatcttttctttctttatccTCCTCCTTTTCCTTTCCTTTCTTCGTTTGCTCCCGTTCTTTGTCTTCTTTTTCATATTGCGTCAAAGCATTAACTAAATCCACGAATATCGAATCGTCCATAAAACCGGATTCTCGATCTCCGTGTACCTAAAATTTATTAAGTTTTTTAATCTTTTATGCGTTTGTATTTTACGACCAAACTATATACCATACACGATCTAGCTGCTTACTTTTCCATCATAATTTTTTATCAATTCTTCGATAAATGTACCATCTTGGTCTAAAATTTCATCGCCCATATAAGGTATATTATGTAGCACAGTTTCATCTTCCACCATAAAATTTTGCTGTATAGGTGCCCAGGTATACATGGTTGGTATCGGTGTAACTGCATTAATGATTTTAACAGGGCACGTTTGTGCATCTCCGTCAGAGCTAGTAACTTCTGC
It encodes the following:
- the E(z) gene encoding histone-lysine N-methyltransferase E(z) isoform X2 encodes the protein MSKAKVSAEWRKRVKSEYMRLRQMKRYKRADEVKIAWNQNRKFMSELLTIEQKRWADGKAMWLAMQDIPPHVSCMKKAEVTSSDGDAQTCPVKIINAVTPIPTMYTWAPIQQNFMVEDETVLHNIPYMGDEILDQDGTFIEELIKNYDGKVHGDRESGFMDDSIFVDLVNALTQYEKEDKEREQTKKGKEKEEDKERKDSNVKAEVKTEKSLEDSKMHGNPFPSMHIFNAISSIFPDKGRPEELKEKYIELTERSDPNVLPPECTPNIDGANAKSVPREQTMHSFHTLFCRRCFKYDCFLHPRGSSPQGLQVCHPGPNLQKRKGPDLKPFSEPCGTECYMHLEGMKEKLAAQAADIKDEESDEKRGGPRKVRKQASVDSGNEASSEDSNDSNKYSQGGGCQEVINCAKGGRYSVTPRCAYYLELVNYRIISIVLDFKQNVNKETKPEESMEDQAQPENQVPFTLLGLDKRIKTESEVSWTGSEQSLFRALHKAFPGNPCALAQIMLTKTCQEVYQFAQKEASDIPAIENLKDFTPPRKKKKKHRLWSMHCRKIQLKKDSGANHVHNFAPCDHPGRQCDNSCPCIQAQNFCEKFCQCSSECQNRFPGCRCKAQCNTKQCPCYLAVRECDPDLCQTCGADQFHITKISCKNVSVQRGLHKHLLMAPSDVAGWGIFLKESAAKNEFISEYCGEIISQDEADRRGKVYDKYMCSFLFNLNNDFVVDATRKGNKIRFANHSINPNCYAKVMMVNGDHRIGIFAKRAIQPGEELFFDYRYGPTEQLKFVGIEREMEFL
- the E(z) gene encoding histone-lysine N-methyltransferase E(z) isoform X1; translation: MSKAKVSAEWRKRVKSEYMRLRQMKRYKRADEVKIAWNQNRKFMSELLTIEQKRWADGKAMWLAMQDIPPHVSCMKKAEVTSSDGDAQTCPVKIINAVTPIPTMYTWAPIQQNFMVEDETVLHNIPYMGDEILDQDGTFIEELIKNYDGKVHGDRESGFMDDSIFVDLVNALTQYEKEDKEREQTKKGKEKEEDKERKDSNVKAEVKTEKSLEDSKMHGNPFPSMHIFNAISSIFPDKGRPEELKEKYIELTERSDPNVLPPECTPNIDGANAKSVPREQTMHSFHTLFCRRCFKYDCFLHPARGSSPQGLQVCHPGPNLQKRKGPDLKPFSEPCGTECYMHLEGMKEKLAAQAADIKDEESDEKRGGPRKVRKQASVDSGNEASSEDSNDSNKYSQGGGCQEVINCAKGGRYSVTPRCAYYLELVNYRIISIVLDFKQNVNKETKPEESMEDQAQPENQVPFTLLGLDKRIKTESEVSWTGSEQSLFRALHKAFPGNPCALAQIMLTKTCQEVYQFAQKEASDIPAIENLKDFTPPRKKKKKHRLWSMHCRKIQLKKDSGANHVHNFAPCDHPGRQCDNSCPCIQAQNFCEKFCQCSSECQNRFPGCRCKAQCNTKQCPCYLAVRECDPDLCQTCGADQFHITKISCKNVSVQRGLHKHLLMAPSDVAGWGIFLKESAAKNEFISEYCGEIISQDEADRRGKVYDKYMCSFLFNLNNDFVVDATRKGNKIRFANHSINPNCYAKVMMVNGDHRIGIFAKRAIQPGEELFFDYRYGPTEQLKFVGIEREMEFL
- the E(z) gene encoding histone-lysine N-methyltransferase E(z) isoform X3, producing MSKAKVSAEWRKRVKSEYMRLRQMKRYKRADEVKIAWNQNRKFMSELLTIEQKRWADGKAMWLAMQDIPPHVSCMKKAEVTSSDGDAQTCPVKIINAVTPIPTMYTWAPIQQNFMVEDETVLHNIPYMGDEILDQDGTFIEELIKNYDGKVHGDRESGFMDDSIFVDLVNALTQYEKEDKEREQTKKGKEKEEDKERKDSNVKAEVKTEKSLEDSKMHGNPFPSMHIFNAISSIFPDKGRPEELKEKYIELTERSDPNVLPPECTPNIDGANAKSVPREQTMHSFHTLFCRRCFKYDCFLHRLQVCHPGPNLQKRKGPDLKPFSEPCGTECYMHLEGMKEKLAAQAADIKDEESDEKRGGPRKVRKQASVDSGNEASSEDSNDSNKYSQGGGCQEVINCAKGGRYSVTPRCAYYLELVNYRIISIVLDFKQNVNKETKPEESMEDQAQPENQVPFTLLGLDKRIKTESEVSWTGSEQSLFRALHKAFPGNPCALAQIMLTKTCQEVYQFAQKEASDIPAIENLKDFTPPRKKKKKHRLWSMHCRKIQLKKDSGANHVHNFAPCDHPGRQCDNSCPCIQAQNFCEKFCQCSSECQNRFPGCRCKAQCNTKQCPCYLAVRECDPDLCQTCGADQFHITKISCKNVSVQRGLHKHLLMAPSDVAGWGIFLKESAAKNEFISEYCGEIISQDEADRRGKVYDKYMCSFLFNLNNDFVVDATRKGNKIRFANHSINPNCYAKVMMVNGDHRIGIFAKRAIQPGEELFFDYRYGPTEQLKFVGIEREMEFL
- the E(z) gene encoding histone-lysine N-methyltransferase E(z) isoform X4; this encodes MSKAKVSAEWRKRVKSEYMRLRQMKRYKRADEVKIAWNQNRKFMSELLTIEQKRWADGKAMWLAMQDIPPHVSCMKKAEVTSSDGDAQTCPVKIINAVTPIPTMYTWAPIQQNFMVEDETVLHNIPYMGDEILDQDGTFIEELIKNYDGKVHGDRESGFMDDSIFVDLVNALTQYEKEDKEREQTKKGKEKEEDKERKDSNVKAEVKTEKSLEDSKMHGNPFPSMHIFNAISSIFPDKGRPEELKEKYIELTERSDPNVLPPECTPNIDGANAKSVPREQTMHSFHTLFCRRCFKYDCFLHPARGSSPQGLQVCHPGPNLQKRKGPDLKPFSEPCGTECYMHLEGMKEKLAAQAADIKDEESDEKRGGPRKVRKQASVDSGNEASSEDSNDSNKYSQGGGCQDFKQNVNKETKPEESMEDQAQPENQVPFTLLGLDKRIKTESEVSWTGSEQSLFRALHKAFPGNPCALAQIMLTKTCQEVYQFAQKEASDIPAIENLKDFTPPRKKKKKHRLWSMHCRKIQLKKDSGANHVHNFAPCDHPGRQCDNSCPCIQAQNFCEKFCQCSSECQNRFPGCRCKAQCNTKQCPCYLAVRECDPDLCQTCGADQFHITKISCKNVSVQRGLHKHLLMAPSDVAGWGIFLKESAAKNEFISEYCGEIISQDEADRRGKVYDKYMCSFLFNLNNDFVVDATRKGNKIRFANHSINPNCYAKVMMVNGDHRIGIFAKRAIQPGEELFFDYRYGPTEQLKFVGIEREMEFL
- the E(z) gene encoding histone-lysine N-methyltransferase E(z) isoform X5 codes for the protein MSKAKVSAEWRKRVKSEYMRLRQMKRYKRADEVKIAWNQNRKFMSELLTIEQKRWADGKAMWLAMQDIPPHVSCMKKAEVTSSDGDAQTCPVKIINAVTPIPTMYTWAPIQQNFMVEDETVLHNIPYMGDEILDQDGTFIEELIKNYDGKVHGDRESGFMDDSIFVDLVNALTQYEKEDKEREQTKKGKEKEEDKERKDSNVKAEVKTEKSLEDSKMHGNPFPSMHIFNAISSIFPDKGRPEELKEKYIELTERSDPNVLPPECTPNIDGANAKSVPREQTMHSFHTLFCRRCFKYDCFLHRLQVCHPGPNLQKRKGPDLKPFSEPCGTECYMHLEGMKEKLAAQAADIKDEESDEKRGGPRKVRKQASVDSGNEASSEDSNDSNKYSQGGGCQDFKQNVNKETKPEESMEDQAQPENQVPFTLLGLDKRIKTESEVSWTGSEQSLFRALHKAFPGNPCALAQIMLTKTCQEVYQFAQKEASDIPAIENLKDFTPPRKKKKKHRLWSMHCRKIQLKKDSGANHVHNFAPCDHPGRQCDNSCPCIQAQNFCEKFCQCSSECQNRFPGCRCKAQCNTKQCPCYLAVRECDPDLCQTCGADQFHITKISCKNVSVQRGLHKHLLMAPSDVAGWGIFLKESAAKNEFISEYCGEIISQDEADRRGKVYDKYMCSFLFNLNNDFVVDATRKGNKIRFANHSINPNCYAKVMMVNGDHRIGIFAKRAIQPGEELFFDYRYGPTEQLKFVGIEREMEFL
- the E(z) gene encoding histone-lysine N-methyltransferase E(z) isoform X6, with protein sequence MSKAKVSAEWRKRVKSEYMRLRQMKRYKRADEVKIAWNQNRKFMSELLTIEQKRWADGKAMWLAMQDIPPHVSCMKKAEVTSSDGDAQTCPVKIINAVTPIPTMYTWAPIQQNFMVEDETVLHNIPYMGDEILDQDGTFIEELIKNYDGKVHGDRESGFMDDSIFVDLVNALTQYEKEDKEREQTKKGKEKEEDKERKDSNVKAEVKTEKSLEDSKMHGNPFPSMHIFNAISSIFPDKGRPEELKEKYIELTERSDPNVLPPECTPNIDGANAKSVPREQTMHSFHTLFCRRCFKYDCFLHPARGSSPQGLQVCHPGPNLQKRKGPDLKPFSEPCGTECYMHLEGMKEKLAAQAADIKDEESDEKRGGPRKVRKQASVDSGNEASSEDSNDSNKYSQGGGCQGANHVHNFAPCDHPGRQCDNSCPCIQAQNFCEKFCQCSSECQNRFPGCRCKAQCNTKQCPCYLAVRECDPDLCQTCGADQFHITKISCKNVSVQRGLHKHLLMAPSDVAGWGIFLKESAAKNEFISEYCGEIISQDEADRRGKVYDKYMCSFLFNLNNDFVVDATRKGNKIRFANHSINPNCYAKVMMVNGDHRIGIFAKRAIQPGEELFFDYRYGPTEQLKFVGIEREMEFL